In a single window of the Danio aesculapii chromosome 20, fDanAes4.1, whole genome shotgun sequence genome:
- the pdcb gene encoding phosducin b — protein sequence MSDRIVDEDPVTVTHTGPKGVINDWRKFKLESMDQEALPPNKRELLRQMSSPQKPKDSCVGGLNRKMSAQEYELIKEEDEKSLRKYRKQCMQEMHERLSFGPKFEGVYDLDSGEAFLEVIEKEHRLTVVVVHIYKDGVPGCEALNSSLDCLATEYASVKFCRICACDTGAGDRFCDDVLPALLVYKAGELLGNFLAVTQHFSEEFFATDVEAFLNAYGLLPEKECGPGAEEDEADVE from the exons ATGTCTGACAGAATCGTGGACGAGGATCCAGTGACAGTAACTCACACAG GACCCAAGGGTGTCATCAATGACTGGCGTAAGTTTAAACTGGAGAGCATGGACCAGGAGGCTCTGCCACCCAACAAGAGGGAGCTGCTGAGACAGATGTCGTCCCCACAGAAACCCAAAGACTCCTGTGTGGGTGGACTGAATCGAAAG ATGAGCGCTCAGGAATATGAGCTGATAAAGGAAGAAGACGAGAAAAGCCTGCGCAAGTACCGCAAGCAGTGCATGCAGGAGATGCACGAGCGCTTGAGCTTCGGGCCCAAATTCGAGGGCGTTTATGACCTTGACAGTGGCGAGGCCTTTCTGGAGGTCATTGAGAAGGAGCACCGGCTCACAGTGGTGGTGGTGCACATCTACAAAGATGGAGTGCCGGGCTGCGAGGCTCTTAACAGTTCATTAGATTGCTTGGCCACCGAATATGCCAGCGTTAAATTCTGCCGTATCTGTGCATGCGATACTGGAGCTGGCGATCGTTTCTGCGATGATGTGCTGCCCGCCTTGTTAGTGTACAAGGCTGGAGAGCTGTTGGGGAACTTCCTGGCTGTCACGCAGCATTTCAGTGAGGAGTTTTTTGCTACTGATGTCGAGGCCTTCCTCAATGCGTATGGACTGCTGCCAGAGAAGGAGTGTGGCCCTGGAGCTGAGGAGGACGAAGCTGATGTGGAGTGA